A window of the Plasmodium vivax chromosome 12, whole genome shotgun sequence genome harbors these coding sequences:
- a CDS encoding ATPase, putative (encoded by transcript PVX_117590A), translating to MDSEETINQAVKFAKDAVIEDEKKNYKAALNLYIQSLQYFNFFCKYEKNSNIRDLILKKMEIYMTRAENLKEIINKKETMETKEKVGGGGGSTEESKENMKKQIKEFILNKDKNVKWSDVCGLETAKEILKEAIIFPLKFPKLFNSSALPYKGILLYGPPGTGKTFLALACSNECNMNFFNVSSSDLVSKYQGESEKYIKCLFETAKEHAPAIIFIDEIDSLCGSRTDGENESTRRIKTEFLINMSGLNNYKNNIIVMGATNTPWSLDSGFRRRFEKRIYIPLPNVYARMKIFENGSPSNIGKEDIKYFAAVTENYTGADIDIICRDAVYMPVKKCLLSKFFKQVKRNGQIFYTPCSPGDPDATKVEKNVMSLNENELLLPPLSVQDFKTAISNAKPSLSVDDLKKYEEWTQQYGMNGT from the exons ATGGACTCGGAGGAAACGATCAACCAAGCTGTTAAATTCGCCAAAGATGCGGTCATAGaggatgaaaagaaaaactacAAAGCTGCCCTGAACTTGTACATACAAAGTTTgcaatattttaatttcttctgTAAGTATGAAAAGAATTCAAACATCAGggatttaattttaaaaaaaatggaaatctACATGACGAGGGCGGAGAATTTGAAGgaaataattaacaaaaaggaaactaTGGAGACAAAGGAAAAGgtaggagggggaggaggaagcacAGAAGAAAgtaaagaaaatatgaaaaaacaaataaaagagTTTATTCTAAATaaagacaaaaatgtgaaatggTCAGATGTTTGCGGATTAGAAACAGCAAAGGAGATACTAAAAGAAGcaattattttccccttgaAATTCCCAAAGCTGTTTAACTCTTCTGCTTTGCCATATAAGGGTATCCTCCTATATGGACCCCCAGGGACTGGGAAGACCTTCCTAGCGTTAGCTTGCTCCAATGAATGCAACATGAATTTTTTCAACGTCTCATCATCCGACTTGGTAAGCAAATACCAAGgagaaagtgaaaaatatattaaatgccTATTTGAAACTGCCAAGGAACATGCACCtgctataatttttattgacGAAATTGATTCCTTGTGTGGGTCCAGAACAGACGGAGAGAATGAATCAACTAGGCGGATAAAAAcagaatttttaataaacatgAGCGgattaaataattacaaaaataatatcatcGTCATGGGGGCGACCAACACCCCGTGGTCCCTAGACAGTGGCTTCAGGCGCAGGTTCGAAAAGAGAATATACATTCCCCTCCCAAATGTGTACGCCCGGATGAAGATATTTGAGAA CGGCAGCCCAAGCAACATAGGAAAAGAAGACATAAAATACTTCGCAGCTGTGACGGAAAATTACACAGGCGCCGATATCGACATTATATGCAGAGATGCGGTTTACATGCCGGTGAAGAAATGCCTCCTCTCCAAGTTTTTTAAGCAAGTAAAGAGGAATGGCCAAATTTTCTACACTCCCTGCTCCCCTGGAGATCCAGACGCGACCAAAGTTGAAAAGAACGTAATGAGTTTAAATGAAAACGAATTGCTGTTGCCGCCGCTATCCGTGCAGGATTTCAAAACAGCCATATCTAACGCGAAGCCGTCGCTGTCTGTCGACGATTTGAAGAAGTATGAGGAGTGGACCCAGCAGTATGGAATGAATGGCACGTGA